From a single Calothrix sp. NIES-2098 genomic region:
- the rpl21 gene encoding 50S ribosomal protein L21, translating to MTYAIIETGGKQLKVEAGRFYDIELLTAQPDEKVTIDKVLLIQHDGEVNIGQPLVEGATVEGTVLRHLRGRKVLVYKMKPKKKTRKKRGHRQEITRLMINSINLNGAALVTEAATTAEASSEETAAE from the coding sequence ATGACTTACGCAATTATTGAAACTGGCGGCAAACAACTAAAAGTTGAGGCTGGTCGCTTTTACGATATTGAGCTACTGACTGCCCAACCAGATGAGAAAGTTACAATAGACAAGGTATTACTCATCCAGCACGATGGCGAAGTTAACATTGGACAGCCACTAGTGGAAGGGGCGACTGTAGAAGGGACTGTGCTACGACACCTCAGAGGTCGTAAAGTCCTGGTCTACAAAATGAAGCCGAAAAAGAAAACCCGCAAAAAGCGCGGACATCGCCAGGAAATCACTAGACTGATGATTAACTCGATTAACCTCAATGGTGCTGCATTAGTAACGGAAGCAGCAACAACCGCTGAGGCTTCCTCGGAAGAAACTGCTGCTGAATAA
- a CDS encoding peptidoglycan binding domain-containing protein yields MKLQDFLGKQEKWNFEAIGQDTELTRQIQVLLIGLGLLDPPADGKFGPVSAAALRKFQELTKSGEKDYLGAVTAKNLIETKPDELPEPPLKLSNSIASRIVKYLQAKDYQVFTGARQYNIVYIEGMNEDWTLNSDTPNQFNDRRIVIEIVEGVPKIVNHWQATTEPGSYYTYNPMNPGGAARIKFGQYKAWAVGYHGNADRHEALIQVAPITVHRDFNKDFQRTNDKLDTGLFQVNQHWGYDAPVNDIKNASAGCLVGRRRDGHREFMAIIKQDRRYLANNDYVFYTTVIPGDDFLKTVPA; encoded by the coding sequence ATGAAACTACAAGATTTCTTAGGTAAACAAGAAAAATGGAACTTTGAGGCGATTGGCCAAGACACAGAACTAACTCGTCAGATTCAAGTACTTTTAATTGGTTTGGGGCTATTAGATCCTCCAGCAGATGGCAAGTTTGGGCCAGTTTCAGCAGCAGCTTTGAGAAAGTTTCAAGAATTAACTAAATCAGGAGAAAAAGATTATTTAGGAGCAGTCACAGCCAAAAATTTAATTGAAACTAAACCAGATGAACTACCTGAACCACCTTTAAAACTCAGCAATAGCATTGCTAGCAGAATTGTGAAATATTTGCAGGCAAAAGATTATCAGGTATTCACGGGAGCTAGACAATACAACATTGTTTATATAGAGGGAATGAATGAAGATTGGACTCTCAATAGCGATACACCTAATCAATTTAATGACCGTCGCATTGTCATTGAAATAGTAGAAGGTGTTCCCAAAATTGTGAACCACTGGCAAGCTACTACAGAACCAGGTAGCTATTATACTTACAACCCGATGAATCCTGGAGGAGCAGCCAGAATTAAGTTTGGGCAATACAAAGCTTGGGCTGTTGGCTATCATGGAAATGCAGACCGCCACGAAGCGTTAATCCAAGTTGCGCCAATTACTGTTCACCGAGATTTCAACAAAGATTTTCAACGCACTAACGACAAACTTGATACGGGGCTTTTCCAAGTTAATCAACACTGGGGTTATGATGCTCCAGTCAATGATATCAAGAATGCTAGCGCTGGTTGTTTAGTGGGGCGTAGGCGAGATGGACATCGAGAATTTATGGCAATTATTAAACAAGACCGCCGCTATCTAGCTAATAATGACTACGTCTTCTACACTACAGTTATTCCTGGAGATGATTTTTTGAAGACTGTCCCTGCTTGA
- a CDS encoding glycosyl transferase family protein, with protein sequence MISVSTLSVLLLILQLPATAILLSRLVKGPRRHPPIKPQQPTPDILGSVSVVVPTLNEALRISPLLTGLSQQSYELREAIVVDSRSQDGTPELVKAAQKQDPRFRLFTDDPLPSGWVGRPWALHNGFLQTATDSQWFLGMDADTIPHPGLVASLVQTAAAAGYDLVSLSPQFILKYPGECWLQPALLMTLLYRFDPAGVNTEQPERVMANGQCFLCRRSVLAAVNGYTSASSSFCDDVTLARYIAAQGFKVGFLDGAKVLKVRMYEGAIETWKEWGRSLDLKDASPRAQIWGDLWLLSAVQGLPLPIVLGYLLFAPQLAPAPLPLQLLLGLNAFLLVIRFAMLLAIAPSYDRTTAKGGWLFWLSPLADPLAVLRIFLSAFRTPQEWRGRKYSQ encoded by the coding sequence TTGATATCAGTTAGCACGCTATCGGTTTTACTACTAATACTTCAATTACCCGCAACAGCGATTTTACTTTCACGCTTGGTAAAGGGGCCAAGACGCCATCCGCCGATTAAACCTCAACAACCAACGCCAGATATTTTAGGTAGTGTCAGCGTTGTGGTGCCAACACTCAATGAAGCTTTGCGGATTAGCCCACTTTTAACAGGCTTGAGTCAGCAAAGTTACGAACTTCGAGAAGCGATAGTTGTAGATAGTCGCTCTCAGGATGGCACGCCTGAATTAGTCAAAGCAGCCCAAAAACAAGATCCTCGGTTTCGCTTATTTACAGATGATCCTTTACCATCAGGTTGGGTAGGTCGTCCTTGGGCTTTACATAATGGTTTTTTGCAGACTGCTACAGATAGCCAATGGTTTTTAGGAATGGATGCCGATACCATACCTCATCCTGGTTTGGTGGCTAGTTTGGTGCAGACAGCCGCAGCCGCAGGTTATGACTTGGTATCACTGTCACCGCAGTTTATTCTCAAATATCCAGGCGAATGTTGGCTACAACCAGCATTGTTAATGACTCTGCTTTACCGATTCGATCCGGCGGGCGTGAATACAGAACAGCCAGAAAGAGTCATGGCTAATGGGCAGTGCTTTTTATGCCGTCGTTCAGTTTTAGCTGCTGTGAATGGTTATACCAGTGCCAGTAGTTCTTTTTGTGATGATGTCACCTTAGCCCGGTATATTGCAGCGCAAGGGTTTAAGGTAGGCTTTTTAGATGGGGCGAAGGTGCTAAAGGTACGGATGTATGAGGGAGCCATAGAGACATGGAAAGAATGGGGACGCAGCCTCGACCTGAAAGATGCATCTCCGCGCGCTCAGATTTGGGGGGATTTATGGCTACTCTCAGCCGTGCAAGGTCTACCCCTGCCAATTGTACTGGGTTATTTATTATTTGCGCCTCAGCTTGCCCCTGCCCCGCTTCCCCTGCAACTTTTGTTAGGGTTAAACGCATTTTTACTGGTAATTCGTTTTGCCATGCTCTTAGCGATCGCACCTTCTTATGACCGCACAACTGCTAAAGGTGGGTGGTTGTTCTGGCTTTCACCTCTAGCCGATCCTCTAGCTGTATTGCGAATTTTCCTATCTGCTTTCCGTACTCCACAGGAATGGCGGGGGAGAAAGTATAGTCAATAG
- a CDS encoding ABC transporter-like protein encodes MTAAVLLENVYKYYDKRPVVNDLSFTIETGEIFALLGPNGAGKSTTIRMLTTLTKPSQGRLEVGGYDVVSQSMLAKQSIGVVLQQVSVDGDLTIWENMELHGRLHHIANPQRQLRINQWLDYVELTDRRNDLVKTLSGGMKRRLQIARALLHQPKILFLDEPTVGLDPQTRRRLWEIIRDLNKQGMTILLTTHYMDEVEYLCDTFGSLKPGRIGIMDSGKLISLGTLQQLRSAHGEGLVMKQLDATQVQNDGARRWEYLFFPTLEAANIYLEQQPNKTGMMVRPSNLEDIFVELTGRQLD; translated from the coding sequence ATGACTGCTGCTGTCTTGTTAGAAAACGTCTACAAATATTACGACAAACGCCCTGTTGTTAACGATCTGTCATTCACAATTGAAACAGGAGAAATATTTGCGCTGCTTGGCCCCAACGGTGCAGGTAAATCCACAACAATTCGGATGCTGACTACATTGACAAAACCATCCCAAGGAAGACTGGAGGTAGGAGGGTATGATGTAGTCAGTCAATCGATGCTAGCTAAACAGTCAATTGGTGTAGTGTTACAGCAAGTTAGTGTGGATGGCGATTTAACAATCTGGGAAAATATGGAACTGCATGGAAGGCTACATCACATTGCCAACCCACAGCGACAACTCAGAATTAACCAATGGTTAGATTATGTCGAACTCACAGATAGACGCAACGATCTGGTCAAAACCCTGTCTGGCGGAATGAAGCGACGGTTGCAAATAGCTAGAGCTTTATTGCATCAACCAAAAATTTTGTTTTTAGACGAACCGACGGTAGGACTAGATCCCCAAACCAGGCGACGGCTTTGGGAAATTATCCGAGATTTGAATAAGCAGGGGATGACAATACTACTGACAACCCACTATATGGATGAGGTGGAATATTTGTGTGATACTTTTGGTTCGCTCAAGCCTGGACGTATTGGAATTATGGATAGTGGTAAGTTAATTTCTTTAGGAACTTTGCAACAATTGCGTTCTGCTCATGGCGAAGGTTTGGTAATGAAGCAGTTAGATGCTACTCAAGTGCAAAATGATGGGGCGCGGCGCTGGGAATATCTATTTTTTCCGACTCTAGAAGCAGCTAATATCTATCTGGAACAACAGCCTAATAAAACTGGGATGATGGTGCGTCCCTCTAACCTAGAAGATATTTTTGTAGAACTAACGGGACGCCAGTTAGATTAA
- a CDS encoding ribosomal protein L27 has product MAHKKGTGSTRNGRDSNAQRLGVKRYGGQVVRAGNILVRQRGTKFHPGNNVGIGSDDTLFALIDGIVTFERKGKTRKKVSVYAPAAAESAAS; this is encoded by the coding sequence ATGGCTCATAAGAAAGGAACAGGTAGTACACGCAACGGTCGTGACTCTAATGCTCAACGCTTAGGTGTAAAACGCTACGGCGGTCAAGTTGTCCGGGCGGGAAACATTCTCGTGCGTCAGCGCGGTACGAAATTTCACCCAGGTAACAATGTTGGCATTGGTAGTGATGACACTTTATTCGCCTTAATCGATGGCATTGTAACTTTTGAAAGAAAAGGCAAAACCCGTAAAAAAGTTAGCGTTTACGCACCAGCTGCTGCTGAATCTGCTGCTAGCTAG
- a CDS encoding ribonuclease H, which produces MYQRGSFTMSQRTIQSIYTDGACTGNPGPGGWGVVVYFSDGSVHEIGGASSHTTNNKMEMQAAIAALQFLQTSGQTQPITLYTDSEYLINSVTKWIKGWKKKGWKKADGKPVQNQDLLETLDELNSHTVKWEYVRGHSGNVGNERCDVIARTFASGKVPSLKQSSLTDAHQSLPQFNQSNVAEVTEYPATSTIIDTNTQKISIASHLNTMEPTITNSATSTDNKPPEMRVAQLRGLVETLRIADEIATKGYLITSSELADLMDVHASAVTSRGDQWRWRNWIVSRVRREGNQILWELERGDRVGGEDE; this is translated from the coding sequence ATGTACCAACGCGGTTCGTTTACCATGTCCCAACGCACAATCCAAAGCATATACACTGATGGCGCTTGTACGGGAAATCCTGGCCCTGGGGGTTGGGGTGTTGTCGTCTACTTTAGTGATGGCTCAGTTCACGAAATAGGCGGTGCATCTTCCCACACCACCAACAATAAAATGGAAATGCAAGCAGCGATCGCTGCTTTGCAATTTCTGCAAACTTCTGGACAAACTCAACCCATCACCCTTTATACCGATAGCGAATACCTAATCAACTCCGTTACCAAGTGGATCAAAGGTTGGAAAAAGAAAGGCTGGAAAAAAGCTGATGGTAAACCCGTGCAAAACCAAGACCTTTTAGAAACTTTGGACGAACTTAATAGCCATACAGTAAAGTGGGAGTATGTGCGGGGTCATTCTGGTAATGTAGGTAACGAGCGCTGCGATGTAATTGCTCGTACTTTTGCTAGTGGCAAAGTTCCATCTCTAAAGCAATCTTCCCTGACAGATGCTCATCAATCTTTACCACAATTTAATCAATCAAATGTAGCAGAAGTAACTGAATATCCGGCAACCTCTACAATAATTGACACAAATACACAAAAAATCAGTATTGCATCACATCTAAATACTATGGAGCCAACTATTACAAACTCTGCTACCTCAACTGATAATAAGCCACCGGAAATGAGAGTGGCACAACTACGCGGTTTAGTCGAGACTCTACGTATTGCTGACGAAATCGCCACCAAAGGCTACTTAATCACTAGTTCGGAACTCGCCGACCTCATGGATGTTCACGCTAGCGCCGTCACCAGTCGCGGCGACCAATGGCGCTGGCGCAACTGGATTGTCTCGCGAGTACGACGCGAAGGTAATCAAATTCTCTGGGAACTGGAACGAGGCGATCGCGTTGGAGGGGAGGACGAGTAA
- a CDS encoding TPR repeat-containing protein, which yields MYKKKVPSNLRIFTVYKRISFIVSILLLGSFAATISPAAQAQVLLAQARSPEIKQMLEDGRRLVDAGDYNGAISVYQQAASLEPKNAKIHSGIGYLYAQQGNFQAALAAYRRALAISPNNGDFYYAVGYIKGNMGDTSGAKEAYRRAIQLNRNNVNAYLGLAVTQARLGDYEAANWAYEQAINLDRNNAQTYELMGSMYKQRRQAKQASNLLNKARDLYQRRNDFDGVARVEALLRELGG from the coding sequence ATGTACAAGAAAAAAGTTCCCTCTAACCTCAGGATATTTACTGTGTACAAACGGATCTCATTTATAGTAAGCATTTTGTTATTAGGCAGTTTCGCTGCTACTATATCCCCAGCGGCTCAAGCTCAAGTTTTGTTAGCTCAAGCCAGGTCTCCAGAAATCAAGCAAATGCTAGAAGATGGACGGAGATTAGTAGATGCCGGTGATTATAATGGGGCAATCTCTGTTTATCAACAAGCAGCAAGCCTAGAACCTAAGAATGCCAAAATTCACTCTGGAATTGGCTACTTATATGCTCAACAAGGAAATTTTCAAGCAGCGCTAGCAGCTTATCGTCGTGCTCTTGCCATCAGTCCCAACAATGGCGATTTCTATTATGCTGTGGGCTACATCAAAGGTAATATGGGAGACACATCTGGGGCGAAAGAAGCTTACCGTCGTGCTATTCAACTCAACCGCAATAATGTTAATGCTTATTTGGGATTAGCTGTCACTCAGGCTCGTTTGGGAGACTACGAAGCAGCTAACTGGGCTTACGAACAAGCAATTAACCTCGATCGCAATAACGCTCAAACTTATGAGTTAATGGGTTCGATGTATAAGCAAAGACGACAAGCCAAGCAAGCCAGCAACTTGCTAAATAAAGCGCGTGACTTATACCAGCGACGCAATGACTTTGATGGCGTCGCCAGAGTAGAAGCATTATTACGGGAATTAGGAGGATGA
- a CDS encoding magnesium chelatase ATPase subunit I has translation MSPTAQTTASTRRVVFPFTAIVGQEEMKLALLLNVIDPKIGGVMIMGDRGTGKSTTIRALADLLPEIPVVANDSFNSDPNDPDLMSDEVRQLLEQGAEIPVVLKKVQMVDLPLGATEDRVCGTIDIEKALSEGVKAFEPGLLAKANRGILYVDEVNLLDDHLVDVLLDSAASGWNTVEREGISIRHPARFVLVGSGNPEEGELRPQLLDRFGMHAEIHTVKEPALRVQIVEQRAEFDQNPLAFVDKYQPQQEAQQQQIVNAQNLLPNVTSDYELRVKISEICSELDVDGLRGDIVTNRAAKALTALEGRTEVTVDDIRRVITLCLRHRLRKDPLESIDSGYKVEKAFARVFGVELPDDTAQKNGTGQKLGARG, from the coding sequence GTGAGTCCTACTGCTCAAACCACAGCGAGTACGCGACGTGTGGTATTTCCGTTTACAGCAATTGTGGGTCAGGAAGAAATGAAACTGGCCTTGCTGTTGAACGTGATTGACCCCAAAATTGGTGGTGTAATGATTATGGGCGATCGCGGCACCGGCAAATCCACAACTATCCGGGCCCTGGCCGACCTGCTGCCAGAAATCCCCGTGGTTGCCAATGACTCCTTCAACAGTGACCCCAACGACCCCGACTTGATGAGTGATGAAGTCCGCCAACTGTTAGAACAAGGGGCAGAAATCCCTGTAGTTCTGAAAAAAGTCCAGATGGTAGACCTGCCTTTAGGAGCGACAGAAGACCGAGTTTGCGGCACAATCGACATCGAAAAAGCTTTATCTGAAGGTGTGAAAGCCTTTGAACCGGGACTATTAGCAAAAGCTAACCGGGGTATCCTCTACGTAGATGAAGTCAACTTACTAGATGACCACCTCGTAGACGTGTTGCTTGACTCCGCCGCCAGTGGTTGGAACACCGTAGAACGGGAAGGAATATCTATTCGTCACCCAGCGCGTTTTGTGCTTGTTGGTTCGGGAAACCCGGAAGAAGGCGAACTACGTCCCCAACTTCTCGACCGCTTTGGGATGCACGCCGAAATTCACACGGTAAAAGAACCTGCCTTGCGGGTGCAAATTGTGGAGCAAAGGGCAGAATTTGACCAAAATCCGCTGGCATTTGTTGATAAGTACCAACCACAACAAGAAGCACAGCAACAGCAAATCGTTAACGCGCAGAACTTGTTGCCAAATGTCACCAGCGATTACGAGCTGCGGGTGAAAATTTCGGAAATTTGCTCGGAATTGGATGTGGATGGGTTGCGAGGTGACATTGTTACCAACCGCGCTGCCAAAGCCTTAACCGCCTTAGAAGGACGTACCGAAGTCACAGTTGACGATATCCGTCGTGTAATTACTTTATGTCTGCGTCACAGACTGCGGAAAGACCCCTTAGAGTCGATTGATTCTGGCTACAAAGTAGAAAAAGCTTTTGCGCGAGTCTTTGGTGTAGAACTACCCGATGATACTGCACAGAAAAACGGTACAGGTCAAAAGTTAGGAGCGAGGGGTTAA
- a CDS encoding WD-40 repeat-containing protein, with protein MSNPTIYTVGGTVQAGGGIYIPRQADEELLSLCRSATFAYVLTPRQMGKSSLMVRTAERLNDEGIQTVMIDLTQIGTQVSAEAWYLGLLTIMEDQLMLDTNVVQWWQAYSYLGVTQRLTLFFEKVLLAEVQERVVMFVDEIDTTLSLDFTDDFYTAIRYLYIARAINPEFQRLTSVLIGVATPGDLIRDAKRTPFNIGQRVDLTDFTFKEALPLADGLGLPTEEAKQVLQWVLKWTGGHPYLTQRLCGALLEEVNRETDNTKELSKFLHMKITEKDVDRIVSNTFFGVMSQQDNNLQFVRDMLTKRAPDLFGVLTTYREIIRGKCTVLDEEQSLFKSHLKLSGIVRCENTRLYVRNLIYKKVFDHRWLKEYLPVPMKALKVQRVLVTSLVVTLLALGVRHFKVLQSWELKVYDQMLRSRPLENLDHRILLVTITEEDLARENWPLSDETINKLLHKLESYQPRVIGLNLYRPGQKNFAIGLASHNNIIGTCLFSSIRRQEIPPPPTLSIDYVGYTDLIPDSEDDQFVRRALLFAQSTDKKCRTQFSFAALVAISYLEKAGLELDFPDKYHFSVGKNIFPILTSNFGSYQQLDAQGYQIMLNYRNSTQVAQEVTLTQVLTNQVSPKQIKDRLIIIGTTASSIHPGLYTPYSVSPQQAARTPPVLIHAQIASQIISTVLDKRPLIWDWPDWAEFLWIWGWSLLGGVLGSWLRNFWLIAVVEGITLLCLVGICAGLFFQAGWVPLIPSALVLIITTGSLLASPATLKQQQHIKFTKSMLDKKI; from the coding sequence ATGTCTAACCCAACCATTTACACAGTCGGTGGAACCGTGCAGGCTGGTGGTGGGATTTACATTCCCCGCCAAGCCGATGAGGAATTGCTCAGTTTATGCAGGTCAGCCACTTTTGCTTATGTTTTGACGCCCCGCCAGATGGGCAAGTCTAGCTTGATGGTGCGGACTGCTGAACGATTGAATGATGAAGGCATTCAAACAGTAATGATTGATCTGACTCAGATTGGTACTCAAGTAAGTGCGGAAGCCTGGTATTTGGGTTTGCTGACAATTATGGAAGACCAACTGATGTTGGATACTAATGTAGTGCAGTGGTGGCAGGCATACAGTTATCTTGGTGTTACCCAACGGCTAACGCTGTTTTTTGAGAAGGTGTTACTGGCTGAAGTTCAGGAACGAGTGGTGATGTTTGTGGATGAGATTGATACTACCCTCAGCCTAGATTTTACAGATGATTTCTACACAGCAATTCGCTATCTGTACATTGCCCGTGCCATCAATCCTGAATTTCAGCGTCTCACAAGTGTCTTGATTGGCGTGGCAACTCCTGGCGATTTAATCCGCGATGCAAAGCGCACACCGTTTAATATTGGCCAGCGTGTAGATTTGACTGATTTTACCTTTAAGGAAGCCTTACCTCTAGCCGATGGATTAGGTTTGCCTACTGAAGAAGCAAAGCAAGTGCTGCAATGGGTACTGAAGTGGACAGGGGGCCATCCGTATTTAACGCAGCGTTTGTGTGGTGCTTTATTAGAAGAGGTAAATAGAGAGACAGATAACACAAAGGAGTTATCTAAATTTTTGCATATGAAGATAACGGAGAAAGATGTAGATCGAATAGTGAGTAACACTTTCTTCGGCGTGATGAGTCAACAAGATAATAACTTACAATTTGTGCGCGATATGCTTACCAAACGGGCACCTGATCTTTTTGGTGTCTTAACTACCTACCGCGAGATCATACGTGGAAAATGTACTGTTCTAGATGAAGAACAATCATTGTTCAAGTCGCACTTAAAGCTTTCAGGAATTGTGCGTTGTGAGAATACTAGATTGTATGTACGCAATCTGATCTATAAGAAAGTATTTGATCATAGGTGGCTAAAAGAATATTTGCCAGTTCCCATGAAAGCTTTGAAAGTTCAAAGAGTGCTGGTTACAAGTTTAGTGGTAACACTTTTGGCTCTGGGAGTACGCCATTTCAAAGTATTACAGTCTTGGGAGTTAAAAGTTTATGATCAAATGCTGCGATCGCGCCCATTAGAAAACCTCGATCACCGTATCCTGCTGGTAACAATTACTGAGGAGGATCTAGCAAGAGAAAATTGGCCATTGTCAGATGAGACAATTAATAAACTATTACACAAACTAGAGTCTTATCAACCTCGTGTCATTGGGCTAAATCTTTACCGACCAGGACAAAAAAATTTTGCTATTGGTCTTGCAAGCCATAACAACATTATTGGTACTTGCTTATTCAGTAGCATACGTAGACAAGAAATTCCACCACCACCGACTTTATCTATAGATTATGTAGGCTATACTGACCTAATTCCTGACAGCGAAGACGATCAATTTGTACGTCGCGCTTTGTTATTTGCTCAATCTACAGATAAGAAATGTAGAACACAATTTTCATTTGCTGCTTTAGTGGCAATTAGTTACCTTGAAAAAGCAGGTCTGGAATTAGATTTTCCTGATAAATATCATTTCTCTGTTGGTAAAAATATCTTCCCCATCTTGACAAGTAATTTTGGTAGCTACCAACAGTTAGATGCACAAGGTTATCAAATAATGTTAAATTACCGTAACTCTACTCAGGTAGCACAGGAAGTGACCCTGACACAAGTTCTTACTAATCAAGTCAGCCCTAAGCAGATTAAAGATAGGTTGATAATTATTGGCACAACTGCTTCTAGTATTCATCCTGGTTTATATACTCCCTATAGTGTTTCACCACAGCAAGCGGCTAGAACCCCTCCAGTTTTGATTCATGCGCAGATAGCAAGCCAGATAATCAGTACAGTTTTGGACAAAAGACCTTTGATATGGGACTGGCCAGATTGGGCTGAATTTTTATGGATTTGGGGTTGGTCACTGCTGGGAGGTGTTTTAGGATCTTGGTTACGAAATTTCTGGCTCATAGCGGTAGTAGAAGGTATAACCCTACTCTGCTTAGTGGGAATCTGTGCTGGTTTATTTTTTCAAGCTGGTTGGGTTCCTCTAATTCCGTCGGCTTTGGTACTAATTATCACAACCGGGAGCCTATTAGCATCCCCAGCAACATTAAAACAACAGCAACATATCAAATTTACTAAATCGATGCTTGATAAAAAGATTTGA